The Moritella sp. F3 sequence CTTCAAACCCAGGTTCTTCAGGGGTTTCAGCTGGCGGTGTCGGTTTACGCTGTTCTTCCCCCCCAACATGGCCACGCTTTTTCCCCCAATAACCGTCATTAGAGATTTTACCTTCATTCTCGGAATAATATTTATCTTCGGCTGCAGAAATAGATGTAGCGAAAGACAATAGTAATATTGCGAAAAACAAGGATGCAGCGGGAAATAAAGCACGTAAGCGCATGAACTAATAACCTTAATCTAAATAGTGATAAGTGGATTCAAATTGTTAACCGCTAAGATACCAAAAATAGAGTATCCACGCGAGTCTATATAATTAATAACTAACATAGTTTAATAGACATACTACACCTTAACTCATGGTCTAATTAAAGCAGCAAACTGCTAACACTTCAGTATTCTAATAACGATTTTTTCAATGCTAGAGTAGAAAACCAATACCCTCTAGGCCTCATATCTGCCATAATGGCTGATTAACGATCAGAAAATTTGACGTGTCATTGTGTAAAAACAGCAATTGATAACCTCATCTTCCTTTTTAACCTCTTGTTATACGGTGTTTTATGGACTTCGAAAGTCTCGATCTAGACCCTGAATTAATTGCATCACTTACTGATAATAATCTTGTTAAACCAACATTGATTCAACAGCAAGTATTGCCAACTGCCATGGAAGGTAGAGATATCCTTGCATCTGCACCGACAGGTACAGGTAAAACGCTGGCATTTTTATTACCAGCTTTTCAGCATCTGCTTGACTTTCCACGTCGTGAATTAGGCCCTGGACGAGTACTGATCTTAACGCCAACGCGTGAGCTTGCGAGTCAGGTATTCCAACAAGCTAAAATGCTAGCTGCCTATACTGAACATAAAGTTTCGATGGTAACGGGTGGTGTTGATTATGCACTACACGCTGAAGTATTAAAAAACAGTCTTGATATTGTTATCGCTACACCGGGCCGTTTATTAGAGTATATCCGTCGTGATGCATTTGAATGTGCCGCGGTTGAAGTACTGATCCTAGATGAAGCTGACCGTATGTTAGATATGGGTTTCTACGATGATGTGAAAAAAATCACCGATGAAATGACGCGCCGTCAACAAACAATGCTATTTTCTGCGACGCTAGAAGGTCGTGGTATTGAGCGCTTTGCCGAAGAACTATTGAAAGAACCAGCTGAATTTACAGCAAACCCTTCACGTAAAGAAAAAGCTAAAATTCATCAATTTATGCACTATGTTGATGATCATGCACACAAACAAGCTTTGCTAGTACATTGGTTACGTGATGAAACAACAACACGCTCTATTGTATTTGTTAAAACCCGTGAGCGTTTGGCTGAATTAGTAAGTTATCTACAGTCTCAGGATATCCCGTGTGCTTATTTACGTGGTGAAATGGACCAAGCAAAACGTACTCGTTCACTGAATCAATTTAAAAATGATAAAGTAAAAG is a genomic window containing:
- the srmB gene encoding ATP-dependent RNA helicase SrmB — protein: MDFESLDLDPELIASLTDNNLVKPTLIQQQVLPTAMEGRDILASAPTGTGKTLAFLLPAFQHLLDFPRRELGPGRVLILTPTRELASQVFQQAKMLAAYTEHKVSMVTGGVDYALHAEVLKNSLDIVIATPGRLLEYIRRDAFECAAVEVLILDEADRMLDMGFYDDVKKITDEMTRRQQTMLFSATLEGRGIERFAEELLKEPAEFTANPSRKEKAKIHQFMHYVDDHAHKQALLVHWLRDETTTRSIVFVKTRERLAELVSYLQSQDIPCAYLRGEMDQAKRTRSLNQFKNDKVKVLIATDVAARGIDVQDVSHVFNFDLPRSAEVYVHRIGRTARAGKKGTAISLVEAHDLRIFGKIERYTEETIKRRVIQGLKPNNKIAISKTKKKAKVAATGKNKVSAKAKLKAKKRTKKNKKK